The following coding sequences lie in one Gemmatimonadaceae bacterium genomic window:
- the ppsA gene encoding phosphoenolpyruvate synthase, translating to MRSHNDTDRGGALVLWFEDARATAIDQVGGKNASLAQMTQSLVPLGIRIPPGFALTANAYWRFIRANELEAPMRDRLAAWKAGRQSLHEAGGDIRRLLRTATIPDDVRDSIVASYRELCRRCGAANMSVAVRSSATAEDLPEASFAGQQESYLNIVGEVEVVERWRQCVTSLFTDRAIAYRDENEFDHLKVALSVGVQKMVRSDLASAGVMFTIDTETGFPDVVLITGSWGLGENVVKGAVGPDEILLFKPPLADPSLRPVLRTRIGEKERTMVLARGGSATTRNVDTPAEKRQRLCISEEEALQLGRWALQIERDTSARSGKLVPMDIEWAKDGGDGLLYIVQARPETVQSQRAPAMVTWHLDGTGTELCRGRSVGNAVATAPACVIRSVTDLETFRPGSILVAESTDPDWVPALRVAAGVITEHGGRTCHAAIVSREMGIPAIVGAAGATRVIADGTMITLSCAGGEEGIVYEGAIASHREETPLESIPSTRTKVMINLADPASALSHWRLPTDGVGLARIEFIITDEVQVHPMALAHFDPVTDAGERARIEQLTRGYADKGDFFVDRLARGIAMIAASQHPRPVIVRMSDFKTNEYAGLLGGSVFEEHEENPMIGFRGASRYYSDRYRDGFLLECRAIRAVRETIGLRNIIVMIPFCRTLDEADRVLATMADAGLARGKDGLQVYVMCEIPSNVILATEFAERFDGFSIGSNDLTQLTLGVDRDSALLASLFDERNPAVTSLIRDVIDRAHRAGRPVGLCGQAPSDHADFAAFLVECGIDSISLNPDSFLKTKQRIAATEAILSSRPPPIIA from the coding sequence ATGCGGAGTCACAACGACACCGACCGTGGCGGTGCGCTCGTCTTGTGGTTTGAGGACGCACGGGCGACGGCGATCGACCAGGTGGGCGGTAAGAACGCGTCGCTGGCGCAGATGACGCAGTCGCTGGTTCCGCTGGGCATTCGCATTCCGCCCGGCTTCGCCCTGACTGCCAACGCGTATTGGCGGTTCATTCGCGCCAACGAGCTGGAGGCGCCGATGCGCGACCGACTGGCGGCGTGGAAGGCCGGTCGGCAGTCTCTGCATGAGGCGGGTGGTGACATCCGTCGCCTGCTGCGCACCGCCACCATTCCCGACGACGTGCGCGACTCGATCGTCGCGTCCTATCGCGAACTGTGCCGCCGGTGTGGTGCCGCGAACATGAGCGTGGCGGTGCGCTCCAGCGCCACCGCCGAAGACCTCCCCGAAGCCAGCTTTGCGGGACAACAGGAGAGCTATCTCAACATCGTCGGCGAGGTCGAGGTGGTGGAGCGCTGGCGTCAGTGTGTGACGTCGCTGTTCACGGATCGCGCCATCGCCTATCGCGACGAGAATGAGTTCGATCACCTCAAGGTGGCCTTGTCTGTTGGTGTGCAGAAGATGGTGCGCTCCGACCTGGCATCGGCCGGCGTCATGTTCACCATCGACACCGAAACAGGCTTTCCGGACGTGGTGTTGATTACCGGTTCGTGGGGACTCGGCGAGAACGTCGTCAAGGGCGCCGTCGGCCCCGATGAGATTCTGCTGTTCAAGCCGCCGCTGGCCGACCCGTCGTTGCGTCCCGTGTTGCGAACGCGCATTGGCGAGAAGGAACGCACTATGGTGCTGGCGCGCGGCGGCAGTGCCACGACGCGCAACGTGGACACGCCAGCGGAGAAGCGACAGCGCCTGTGCATTTCGGAAGAGGAGGCGTTGCAGCTGGGACGCTGGGCGCTGCAGATTGAGCGCGACACCTCCGCGCGCAGCGGCAAACTCGTCCCGATGGACATCGAGTGGGCCAAGGATGGCGGAGATGGGCTGTTGTACATCGTGCAGGCCCGGCCGGAGACCGTGCAATCGCAGCGGGCACCGGCGATGGTCACCTGGCATCTGGATGGCACGGGCACCGAGTTGTGTCGCGGTCGCAGCGTCGGCAATGCAGTGGCCACCGCCCCCGCGTGCGTCATCCGCAGCGTGACGGACCTGGAGACGTTCCGCCCCGGCTCCATTCTGGTTGCCGAGTCGACGGATCCCGATTGGGTTCCCGCGCTGCGCGTGGCCGCCGGCGTCATCACGGAGCACGGAGGCCGCACGTGTCACGCGGCCATCGTCAGCCGGGAAATGGGGATTCCGGCTATTGTCGGGGCGGCGGGGGCGACGCGGGTGATCGCCGACGGCACCATGATCACCCTGTCGTGTGCGGGTGGCGAAGAGGGCATCGTCTACGAGGGGGCGATCGCCAGCCATCGCGAGGAGACGCCACTGGAGTCGATTCCGTCCACCCGCACCAAGGTGATGATCAATCTGGCGGATCCTGCGTCGGCCCTGTCGCACTGGCGCCTGCCAACCGATGGTGTCGGACTGGCCAGGATCGAGTTCATCATCACGGACGAGGTCCAGGTGCACCCGATGGCACTGGCACATTTCGATCCGGTGACTGACGCGGGAGAACGCGCGCGGATCGAACAACTCACGCGCGGCTACGCCGACAAGGGCGACTTTTTCGTGGATCGGCTGGCCCGCGGCATTGCGATGATCGCCGCCTCGCAGCATCCGCGACCGGTGATCGTACGCATGAGTGATTTCAAGACCAACGAATACGCCGGCCTGCTGGGCGGGTCGGTCTTCGAGGAGCACGAGGAGAATCCGATGATCGGATTCCGGGGAGCCTCGCGGTACTACAGCGATCGGTATCGCGACGGCTTTCTGTTGGAGTGTCGGGCCATCCGCGCGGTGCGCGAAACGATCGGCCTGCGGAACATCATCGTGATGATCCCCTTCTGCCGCACCCTCGACGAAGCCGACCGTGTATTGGCCACGATGGCCGACGCGGGTCTGGCCCGCGGCAAGGATGGTCTTCAGGTGTACGTGATGTGCGAGATTCCCTCCAACGTGATTCTGGCCACGGAGTTCGCCGAACGATTCGATGGGTTCTCCATCGGCTCCAACGATCTCACCCAACTCACGCTGGGAGTGGACCGCGACTCCGCCCTGCTGGCATCGCTCTTTGACGAACGCAATCCGGCGGTGACATCGCTCATCCGCGATGTGATCGACCGCGCTCACCGCGCCGGGCGACCGGTGGGGCTCTGCGGTCAGGCGCCCAGCGACCATGCGGACTTCGCGGCGTTCCTGGTGGAGTGCGGTATCGACTCCATCTCGCTCAACCCGGACTCGTTCCTGAAAACCAAGCAGCGCATCGCTGCGACCGAAGCTATTCTTTCCTCCCGTCCCCCGCCGATCATCGCCTGA
- a CDS encoding CBS domain-containing protein, translating to MLQIRDVMTRDVITVSPEHTLREAMEVLARNHVSGAPVVSNRTVVGIVSASDLLEYASALPPVGSANEEDEDASTSRDDDVPDLDDDDGSAENVSWFLQRWREGDVDENERFVEGAPVAWTALDEHVVSDVMTRDVVSLRPTVAITAAADLLRRRRLHRVLVMEDDILVGILSTSDIVRMVADGKLTRTRYVFRGKRSRIP from the coding sequence ATGCTGCAGATCCGCGATGTCATGACCCGCGACGTGATCACGGTGTCGCCCGAGCACACCCTTCGCGAAGCGATGGAGGTACTGGCCAGGAATCACGTGAGTGGCGCGCCCGTGGTGTCCAATCGCACGGTGGTGGGGATTGTGTCGGCCAGCGATCTGCTGGAGTATGCGTCCGCACTTCCCCCCGTGGGATCGGCCAACGAGGAGGACGAGGATGCGAGCACGTCGCGCGACGACGACGTCCCCGATCTCGATGACGACGACGGGTCGGCCGAAAATGTCAGTTGGTTCCTGCAGCGCTGGCGGGAAGGTGATGTGGACGAGAACGAGCGATTCGTCGAAGGCGCGCCGGTGGCGTGGACGGCGCTGGATGAGCACGTGGTGAGCGACGTCATGACGCGCGATGTGGTGTCGTTGCGTCCCACCGTGGCCATTACGGCGGCGGCCGACCTGTTGCGTCGTCGTCGGCTGCATCGGGTGTTGGTGATGGAGGACGACATCCTGGTCGGCATTTTGAGCACGAGCGATATCGTGCGCATGGTGGCCGACGGGAAGCTGACGCGGACGCGCTATGTGTTCCGGGGCAAACGCTCCCGGATTCCGTAG
- a CDS encoding Ig-like domain-containing protein — translation MTVSPSPIYIIVGAIARVTARALNQSGSQVAGATLAYSSSAPTVATVDQEGLVTGVSPGTAQMTVSSGGVSTVAQITVSPRTVARIVVTPTATTLMAGATAQLTVQALDDANAPVPEAVVSFTSSALPIATVTQGGLVTGIAPGTAQVTVSSQGASALASVTVTPRPVSQITLTPSTLTLMAGATQQLTAQALDNTGNPVAGAVVAFATNAATVAIVTQGGLVSAVAPGSAQITASSQGVSVVASVIVTPRSVAQVTLNPSSLSLVAGASAQLTPLAVDNTGTPVVGAVVTYGSSATAIATVTQSGFVTAVAPGTAQITATSQGVNGVATVTVSARPVTQVTLTPSSLAIAAGTTAQLTAQARDNTGALVSGALITFASDATAVATVNQSGLVAGVAPGSTTIRATSNGITATTALTVQTAGLAIDVTPGISYQTISGWEATSQIGEHGCSSYQIYGSTLLDRAVNELGINRMRLEIVSSVENPTDYFAQLLSGQISRGTYNIIAIRADQRQRRPLHGQSSGVQVDLPGLFSRRNH, via the coding sequence GTGACGGTCTCGCCGTCTCCCATCTACATCATCGTCGGCGCGATCGCCCGGGTAACAGCGCGGGCACTGAATCAATCGGGTAGCCAGGTGGCCGGCGCAACGCTCGCATACAGCAGCAGCGCTCCGACCGTCGCGACGGTCGATCAGGAGGGTCTCGTCACCGGCGTATCGCCCGGCACGGCGCAGATGACTGTTTCGAGTGGCGGTGTCAGTACCGTCGCGCAGATCACCGTCTCGCCGCGCACGGTCGCACGGATCGTCGTGACGCCAACCGCCACCACGCTGATGGCTGGCGCGACCGCGCAGTTGACCGTGCAAGCGCTGGACGATGCCAATGCTCCGGTACCGGAGGCGGTGGTGTCGTTCACCTCCAGCGCCTTACCGATTGCCACGGTGACGCAAGGCGGACTGGTGACCGGCATTGCGCCCGGCACCGCGCAAGTGACGGTGTCCAGTCAGGGGGCCAGTGCACTCGCCTCCGTGACCGTCACGCCGCGACCGGTGTCACAGATCACGTTAACGCCGTCAACCCTGACGCTGATGGCTGGCGCCACGCAGCAGCTGACGGCACAGGCGCTCGACAATACCGGCAATCCCGTGGCCGGTGCCGTCGTGGCATTCGCCACCAATGCCGCGACCGTGGCAATCGTTACGCAGGGTGGGCTGGTGAGCGCCGTGGCACCCGGCAGTGCGCAGATCACAGCGTCAAGTCAGGGAGTGAGCGTCGTCGCGTCGGTGATCGTTACCCCGCGATCCGTCGCGCAAGTAACGCTAAATCCATCAAGCCTGTCGCTGGTCGCGGGTGCCTCAGCGCAACTGACGCCGCTGGCGGTCGACAACACGGGCACGCCGGTGGTCGGCGCCGTGGTCACGTACGGCAGCAGCGCCACCGCCATCGCCACGGTGACGCAGTCCGGATTCGTCACGGCAGTGGCACCCGGCACCGCGCAGATCACGGCGACCAGTCAAGGCGTGAATGGCGTTGCGACAGTGACTGTCTCGGCGCGACCCGTCACTCAAGTCACGCTTACACCGTCCAGTCTCGCTATCGCGGCCGGGACAACCGCGCAGCTGACCGCGCAGGCCCGCGACAACACGGGGGCACTGGTAAGCGGCGCGCTGATCACCTTTGCCAGCGACGCCACCGCTGTCGCCACCGTGAATCAATCCGGATTGGTGGCGGGTGTCGCCCCGGGGTCGACCACGATTCGAGCCACCAGCAACGGGATCACCGCCACGACCGCACTCACCGTGCAGACGGCGGGGCTCGCAATCGATGTTACGCCGGGCATCTCGTACCAGACAATCAGCGGTTGGGAGGCTACATCGCAGATTGGTGAGCATGGGTGCAGCAGCTATCAGATCTATGGCTCGACGCTGCTCGATCGCGCCGTCAATGAACTGGGCATCAATCGCATGCGCCTCGAGATCGTTTCGAGCGTTGAGAACCCGACCGACTATTTTGCCCAACTGCTCAGCGGCCAGATCAGCAGGGGCACCTACAACATCATTGCGATACGCGCCGACCAACGACAACGCAGACCCCTTCACGGTCAATCCAGCGGGGTTCAAGTGGACCTTCCTGGACTCTTCAGTCGACGAAATCATTAA
- a CDS encoding Ig-like domain-containing protein has protein sequence MSSLVACVAGDRAGQIMSPASLPVDSIIRLRSDSFFLTVGDNAAIAATVTSIAGDRAPDGPIHWTSEDSAIVAVDVNGLVTGVSPGSARVTATFDDDTRVNVQVFVTSVLRPVSRLVISPPTVNLITGNTARVTVQALDDAGIPVAGAIIAFGSDSTQIATARVTTTRTRELNQVFVIGAVSPGATLVTATSQGATTSAPVVVTPVVTPVSQVTVSPANVTLAAGGAVRLTSQVLDRIGHPVAGATVAYASDASPVAVVDQSGLITAVGPGTARITATSHGVNTISQVNVTTLAPRHAGDGLAVSHLHHRRRDRPGNSAGTESIG, from the coding sequence GTGAGCAGTCTGGTCGCGTGTGTCGCGGGTGATCGCGCGGGACAGATCATGTCACCGGCGTCGCTGCCGGTGGACAGTATCATCCGACTACGGTCGGATTCGTTCTTCCTGACGGTTGGCGACAATGCGGCCATCGCGGCGACAGTGACGTCCATAGCCGGCGATAGGGCGCCGGACGGTCCGATCCATTGGACGAGTGAAGACAGCGCCATCGTCGCCGTCGATGTCAACGGACTCGTGACGGGTGTGAGCCCGGGATCGGCGCGGGTCACGGCGACGTTCGATGATGATACGCGTGTGAATGTGCAGGTGTTCGTGACGTCGGTGCTGCGACCGGTGTCGCGTCTGGTGATTTCGCCGCCGACGGTCAACCTGATCACCGGGAACACGGCCCGCGTGACCGTGCAGGCACTTGACGATGCGGGCATTCCGGTCGCCGGCGCCATCATCGCGTTCGGCAGCGACTCAACGCAGATCGCCACTGCGCGCGTGACCACCACGCGCACCCGAGAGCTAAACCAGGTGTTCGTGATCGGTGCGGTCAGCCCCGGGGCCACGCTGGTCACGGCCACCAGCCAAGGCGCGACGACCTCCGCGCCGGTGGTCGTGACCCCGGTGGTCACTCCGGTCTCGCAGGTCACGGTGTCTCCGGCCAACGTCACGCTTGCCGCTGGCGGAGCGGTGCGACTGACCTCGCAGGTGCTTGATCGCATCGGCCATCCGGTGGCGGGCGCGACCGTGGCTTACGCCAGTGATGCTTCGCCGGTTGCGGTCGTCGACCAATCCGGCCTTATCACGGCCGTCGGTCCCGGCACTGCGCGTATCACCGCCACCAGCCACGGCGTCAATACAATCTCTCAGGTCAACGTTACAACGCTGGCCCCCCGTCACGCAGGTGACGGTCTCGCCGTCTCCCATCTACATCATCGTCGGCGCGATCGCCCGGGTAACAGCGCGGGCACTGAATCAATCGGGTAG
- a CDS encoding pentapeptide repeat-containing protein: MSNFDGTLFVDRLFEDLELHAADLTGKEFERCTFRRCKLPESRWANARLEDCVFEACDLSRMVPRRMVLSGVRFADTRLSGVDWEDLGLLPDVSFAGCDLRYASFVKVPLRAVRFVNCVIRDASFVDSDLTKADFTDTDLTGTSFRGCLLKEANLTRATGVYVDPQQNRAKGARISLEAAVTLVRSFGIVVE, from the coding sequence ATGAGTAACTTCGACGGAACCCTCTTTGTCGACAGGCTGTTCGAAGATCTCGAACTCCACGCGGCCGATCTCACCGGCAAGGAGTTCGAACGCTGCACGTTCCGACGCTGCAAATTGCCGGAAAGTCGATGGGCCAATGCGCGCCTTGAGGACTGTGTCTTTGAGGCTTGCGATCTCTCGCGGATGGTGCCTCGGCGCATGGTGCTTTCCGGGGTCAGGTTCGCGGACACGCGCCTGTCGGGGGTCGACTGGGAGGACCTCGGCTTGCTGCCGGACGTGTCGTTCGCCGGATGCGATCTGCGCTATGCGTCTTTTGTGAAGGTGCCGCTGCGAGCGGTGCGGTTCGTGAACTGCGTGATCCGCGACGCCAGCTTTGTGGACTCGGACCTGACCAAGGCGGACTTCACGGACACCGACCTGACCGGCACCTCCTTTCGCGGGTGTCTTTTGAAGGAAGCCAACCTGACGCGCGCCACCGGCGTGTATGTCGATCCGCAACAGAATCGCGCCAAGGGTGCCCGCATCTCGCTCGAGGCCGCTGTTACACTGGTGCGGTCTTTCGGCATCGTGGTGGAGTAA
- a CDS encoding Rieske (2Fe-2S) protein, translated as MTKSTANIRESGNPEPGAAAECVSCTRRSFLSASMLSAASVLLASACGDGVFGGGITGPGTTVSLTIALADYPALGTIGGMARLNGLATPVVVVRSAASTYLALSLVCPHQGTTVTAQGNGFICPNHRATFSATGAWTGGQRTSGLNALAVTLDAVAGTLLVTGKVGTGGNGRDDDD; from the coding sequence ATGACAAAATCGACAGCCAACATCCGCGAGTCGGGAAATCCTGAACCCGGCGCCGCCGCAGAGTGCGTGAGCTGTACGCGCCGGAGCTTTCTGTCGGCCTCCATGCTCAGCGCGGCCAGTGTGCTGTTGGCGTCAGCGTGCGGAGATGGGGTGTTCGGCGGCGGGATCACCGGTCCGGGAACCACCGTCAGTCTGACCATCGCGCTGGCCGACTACCCGGCCCTCGGCACCATCGGCGGCATGGCTCGACTCAACGGGCTGGCGACACCGGTCGTCGTGGTGCGTTCGGCGGCCAGCACTTACCTGGCGCTGTCGCTGGTCTGCCCGCATCAGGGCACGACGGTCACGGCACAGGGCAATGGGTTCATCTGCCCCAACCATCGGGCCACCTTCAGTGCGACGGGGGCGTGGACCGGGGGGCAGCGCACGAGCGGACTCAATGCGCTGGCGGTCACCCTCGACGCGGTGGCTGGCACGTTGCTGGTAACGGGCAAGGTTGGCACCGGTGGAAATGGCCGCGATGACGACGACTAG
- a CDS encoding S9 family peptidase produces the protein MSAPFRLPSALRRCAYGALLSCVPALVSAQAKRPMNADDLMRVRGVGGVAISPSGDRVLYTVSAWEHPNAKGDTALGDKHDRRSHVWIVPFGGGTARQLTSSERGESQPQWSPDGSLIAFVSARGAGTGDDGPKPQIWLLHADGGEGWPLTSARDGIVSYAWSPDGKRIAYLTPDTLSRDAEAKLRRRDDPKVYEGDLRLNHLWVVDLESKAATKVTSGAYTVRGTPSWSPDGQKLAFDASPTTLIRDERHDAYVVDIASKQLDALTTSHDVESTPQFSPDGKSLAFTTNGHEWKAYKDGIMPRTIRNARVVTWDVATRTVTDHATPAFDVSAGQLRWSPDGKHLWFSASDRVWQSLYDYNLATKAYTKLTSNVIASGASASKDGSKMAFVFDTPNWPAEVYVQDASLPTPRRITNTNAWLSDVALGESEVITWKSKDGALVEGVLLKPVGYTPGSKVPLIVSAHGGPTGAHTNGFKGGTGPGQSWAARGWAVLYPNPRGSTGYGEKWMRGNIPDWGGGDYRDIMTGVDELIRKGIADSTQMAFEGWSYGGYMTSWVVSQTGRFKAAMMGAGLPSLLSMAGTTDIPGYIDTFFNGMPQYDGSIMNPQMKFMLERSAISYSDKVTTPLLILHGGNDERVPIGQPMEFYRALKNRGKTTELVFYPREGHGFSEYYHQMDRMKREYEWIARYTLGTKTVQ, from the coding sequence ATGAGTGCCCCGTTCCGTCTACCCAGTGCACTGCGTCGGTGTGCCTATGGTGCGCTGCTGAGTTGCGTTCCGGCGCTGGTCAGCGCGCAAGCCAAACGCCCCATGAACGCTGACGACCTCATGCGCGTGCGCGGAGTGGGCGGTGTCGCCATTTCGCCGAGTGGCGACCGCGTCCTGTACACCGTGTCCGCCTGGGAACACCCGAATGCGAAGGGTGACACCGCCCTCGGCGACAAGCACGATCGACGTTCCCACGTATGGATCGTGCCGTTCGGTGGCGGCACCGCGCGACAGCTCACGTCCAGCGAGCGTGGTGAATCGCAGCCCCAATGGTCGCCCGACGGGTCGTTGATCGCCTTTGTCAGCGCGCGCGGCGCCGGCACCGGCGACGACGGGCCGAAACCGCAGATCTGGTTGCTGCACGCGGACGGCGGGGAGGGCTGGCCACTGACCTCCGCCCGCGATGGCATTGTGTCGTACGCGTGGTCACCCGACGGGAAGCGCATTGCCTATCTCACGCCCGACACGCTGTCGCGCGACGCAGAGGCCAAGCTGCGCCGGCGCGATGATCCCAAGGTCTACGAAGGCGACCTGCGCCTGAATCATCTGTGGGTCGTCGATCTGGAATCGAAGGCGGCCACGAAAGTCACCAGTGGGGCGTACACGGTGCGTGGCACACCGTCATGGTCCCCCGATGGGCAGAAGTTGGCTTTTGATGCCTCACCCACCACGCTCATTCGCGACGAACGACACGATGCGTACGTCGTGGACATTGCCTCGAAGCAGCTGGACGCACTCACCACCTCGCACGACGTGGAGAGCACGCCGCAGTTTTCTCCGGACGGCAAGTCTTTGGCGTTCACGACGAACGGCCATGAATGGAAGGCGTACAAGGACGGCATCATGCCGCGCACCATTCGCAACGCGCGCGTGGTGACGTGGGATGTGGCCACGCGCACGGTCACCGACCACGCCACGCCGGCGTTTGACGTGAGTGCCGGGCAACTCCGCTGGTCGCCCGACGGGAAACACCTGTGGTTCAGCGCCAGCGATCGCGTGTGGCAGAGTCTTTACGACTACAACCTCGCCACCAAAGCCTACACGAAGCTCACCAGCAACGTGATCGCCAGTGGCGCGTCGGCCAGCAAGGATGGATCGAAGATGGCGTTCGTGTTTGACACGCCGAATTGGCCGGCGGAAGTGTACGTGCAGGACGCGTCACTGCCGACGCCCAGGCGCATCACCAACACCAATGCGTGGCTGTCCGACGTGGCGCTGGGCGAATCGGAAGTGATCACCTGGAAAAGCAAGGATGGCGCGCTGGTGGAAGGCGTGCTGCTCAAGCCTGTTGGTTACACGCCGGGCAGCAAGGTGCCGTTGATTGTGTCGGCGCATGGTGGCCCGACGGGCGCGCACACCAACGGATTCAAGGGCGGCACCGGTCCCGGACAATCGTGGGCCGCTCGTGGCTGGGCCGTGTTGTATCCCAATCCGCGCGGATCGACCGGCTACGGCGAGAAGTGGATGCGCGGCAACATCCCCGACTGGGGTGGTGGCGACTATCGCGACATCATGACCGGCGTGGACGAGCTCATTCGCAAGGGCATTGCCGATTCGACACAGATGGCGTTTGAAGGGTGGAGTTACGGCGGGTACATGACCAGTTGGGTGGTGTCGCAGACGGGCCGCTTCAAGGCGGCCATGATGGGTGCCGGGCTGCCGTCGCTGCTCTCGATGGCCGGTACCACCGACATCCCCGGGTATATCGACACGTTCTTCAATGGCATGCCACAGTACGATGGCTCGATCATGAACCCGCAGATGAAGTTCATGCTGGAGCGCTCCGCCATCAGCTACAGCGACAAAGTGACCACGCCGCTGCTCATTTTGCACGGGGGCAACGACGAGCGTGTGCCGATCGGACAACCGATGGAGTTCTATCGCGCGCTCAAGAATCGCGGGAAGACGACGGAACTGGTGTTCTATCCGCGCGAAGGCCACGGCTTCTCGGAGTACTATCACCAGATGGACCGCATGAAGCGCGAGTACGAGTGGATTGCGCGGTACACCTTGGGTACCAAGACGGTGCAATAG
- a CDS encoding DUF1611 domain-containing protein has translation MHQLRKPYLLYLGDAHIPTDAKTACGLRDWCRDDVLGEWSLPTATVSVGLPRLSPHDAATQGAGSLVIGIASVGGKLPDAWLPDLESAIENGLDIVSGMHTRLTSFPVLVGLAAARGVRLLDVRHTNAKFPAATGRKRTGKRVATVGTDCALGKKYTALALTNALKARGVNATFRATGQTGIMIAGEGIAIDAVVSDFVAGAAETLSPDNAPDHWDVIEGQGSLFHPAYAGVTLGLLHGSQPDAFVLCHDPSRKTIEYYPDFPIPELRDAVQQYAQAARITNRAVRCVGVSINSSTLGDAEWHSYAARVSAELGVPVCDPMRGGVDAIAQTLVDMTPSVT, from the coding sequence ATGCATCAACTCCGGAAACCGTACCTGCTGTATCTCGGTGACGCGCACATTCCCACCGACGCGAAGACCGCCTGCGGACTGCGCGACTGGTGTCGCGACGACGTGCTCGGCGAGTGGAGTCTGCCGACGGCCACGGTCAGTGTGGGTTTGCCGCGATTGTCGCCGCACGACGCCGCGACACAGGGCGCTGGCAGCCTGGTGATTGGCATCGCATCGGTGGGCGGCAAGTTGCCCGATGCGTGGCTGCCCGATCTGGAGTCAGCCATCGAAAACGGGCTGGACATTGTGAGCGGCATGCACACCAGACTCACGTCGTTTCCGGTGTTGGTGGGGTTGGCGGCCGCGCGCGGTGTGCGCTTGCTGGATGTGCGTCATACCAACGCGAAGTTTCCGGCGGCAACAGGTCGCAAGCGCACCGGCAAGCGCGTCGCCACGGTGGGCACCGACTGCGCGCTGGGCAAGAAGTACACGGCGCTGGCCCTCACCAATGCCCTCAAGGCGCGCGGCGTGAATGCCACGTTTCGCGCCACCGGACAAACCGGCATCATGATTGCCGGCGAAGGGATCGCGATTGACGCGGTGGTATCGGACTTTGTGGCCGGTGCCGCCGAAACGCTGTCGCCTGACAATGCGCCCGATCACTGGGATGTGATTGAAGGGCAGGGCTCGCTGTTTCATCCGGCGTACGCGGGCGTCACCCTCGGCTTGCTGCACGGCTCGCAGCCGGACGCGTTTGTGCTCTGCCACGACCCGTCCCGGAAGACCATCGAGTACTACCCGGACTTCCCCATACCCGAGTTGCGTGACGCGGTGCAGCAATACGCGCAGGCGGCGCGCATCACCAATCGGGCCGTGCGCTGCGTGGGTGTGAGTATCAACTCATCCACGTTGGGTGACGCCGAGTGGCACTCGTACGCGGCCCGCGTGTCGGCGGAGTTGGGGGTACCGGTGTGCGACCCCATGCGCGGCGGTGTCGACGCGATTGCCCAGACGCTGGTAGACATGACGCCGAGCGTCACATGA
- a CDS encoding dipeptide epimerase, with translation MITGRVGIEQWELTEPFEIARGVITALPVIVVTLTDGAGRIGRAEAAGVDYDGETPVMLKAQVESALPALHQIAPHDLVSIDTLRALQSLLPPGGARNGLDCALWDLRAKQSGIPAWQAAGLAPLRPLTTVYTLGLGSEADTRRKARAARHYPLLKLKCDGERHVDIVRWVREEHPQARIAVDANQSWSRELLERVLPRLEALGVEMVEQPVRRYEDAQLRGLRSPLPLAADESCADRSSLAALSEFYQFINIKLDKCGGLTEAMAMGDEALSRGLRLMVGNMCGTSLGMAPGFLVGQRCGYVDLDGPLLQKLDREHPMVFVDGVMQPPEPALWG, from the coding sequence ATGATCACGGGACGTGTGGGTATCGAGCAGTGGGAGCTCACCGAACCGTTCGAAATTGCCCGCGGGGTGATAACGGCGCTGCCGGTGATTGTGGTGACACTCACCGACGGAGCGGGACGCATTGGCCGTGCGGAGGCCGCCGGGGTGGACTACGATGGCGAGACGCCCGTGATGCTGAAGGCGCAGGTGGAGTCGGCGCTCCCGGCGTTGCACCAGATTGCGCCACACGATCTCGTGAGCATCGACACACTGAGGGCGCTGCAGTCGTTGTTGCCGCCCGGTGGCGCCCGCAATGGCCTCGATTGCGCGCTGTGGGACCTCCGGGCCAAGCAATCCGGTATTCCGGCATGGCAGGCTGCAGGACTGGCGCCGCTGCGTCCGCTCACCACCGTGTACACGCTGGGACTTGGCAGCGAAGCCGATACCCGTCGCAAGGCGCGCGCCGCCCGACACTATCCGCTGCTCAAGCTTAAGTGCGACGGTGAACGTCATGTGGATATCGTACGGTGGGTGCGCGAAGAGCATCCGCAGGCGCGCATTGCCGTGGACGCGAACCAGTCGTGGTCGCGCGAGCTGCTGGAACGCGTACTGCCCCGACTTGAGGCGCTTGGGGTGGAGATGGTGGAGCAGCCCGTGCGCCGCTACGAGGACGCGCAATTGCGTGGCCTGCGTTCGCCGTTGCCGCTGGCCGCTGATGAATCGTGTGCCGATCGCTCCTCGCTGGCGGCGCTTTCCGAGTTCTATCAGTTCATCAACATCAAGCTGGACAAATGTGGTGGCTTGACCGAAGCAATGGCCATGGGTGACGAGGCGCTGTCCCGTGGCCTCCGGCTGATGGTGGGCAACATGTGCGGCACGTCGCTGGGCATGGCGCCAGGGTTTCTGGTCGGGCAGCGGTGCGGGTATGTCGATCTCGACGGACCGTTGCTGCAGAAGCTCGACCGGGAGCACCCGATGGTGTTCGTGGACGGCGTGATGCAGCCACCGGAGCCGGCGCTGTGGGGGTGA